A genomic region of Metopolophium dirhodum isolate CAU chromosome 1, ASM1992520v1, whole genome shotgun sequence contains the following coding sequences:
- the LOC132936999 gene encoding putative RNA-binding protein Luc7-like 1 has protein sequence MSARDQMRAMLDQLMGTGRNGEASRYQVQFNDPKVCKSFLLYCCPHAILATTRMDIGECPKIHDIALRADFEKAQQKYDHYYDVDATEHLQAFINDCDRRTEAARKQLLETQEELTAEVAEKANAVHELAEKIGKTLAKAEELGAQGLVDDSLKLMGEIEDLHGKKSEAEDTYKNSMPKSSYYKQKLRVCDVCSAYLGIHDNDQRLADHFGGKLHLGFIKIREKLLELEKNYEERHKARRKFHEQERYKRYDKRSHRSRSGDQNERHQRSRSRSRHSRHRSRSRSRSRTHKHDRRDRDRRRY, from the exons ATGTCCGCGCGCGACCAAATGAGAGCCATGTTGGACCAGCTCATGGGCACTGGCAGAAACG GGGAAGCAAGTAGATACCAAGTGCAGTTCAATGATCCAAAAGTCTGTAAAAGTTTCTTATTGTATTGCTGTCCTCATGCCATATTGGCAACTACC cgCATGGACATTGGCGAGTGTCCAAAAATACACGATATTGCATTAAGAGCAGATTTTGAAAAAGCTCAACAGAAGTATGATCACTATTATGATGTGGAT GCTACTGAACATTTACAAGCATTTATTAACGATTGTGACCGGAGGACTGAAGCAGCTCGAAAACAACTATTAGAAACTCAGGAAGAACTTACTGCTGAAGTAGCTGAAAAAGCCAATGCTGTTCATGAGTTAGCTGAGAAGATAGGTAAAACATTGGCCAAAGCTGAAGAATTGGGTGCCCAAGGTTTAGTGGATGATAGTCTCAAGTTGATGGGAGAA ATTGAAGATctgcatggaaaaaaatcagAAGCAGAAGATACTTATAAAAATTCTATGCCTAAAAGCAGTTATTATAAGCAAAAGTTAAGGGTGTGTGATGTATGTTCAGCTTATTTAGGTATTCATGATAATGATCAAAGATTAGCTGACCATTTTGGAGGAAAATTACATTtaggatttattaaaataagagaAAAACTATTAGAACTTGAA aaaaattatgaagaaaGACATAAAGCTCGGCGTAAATTTCATGAACAAGAGCGTTATAAACGATATGATAAAAGAAGTCACCGGTCTAGAAGTGGAGATCAAAATGAACGTCACCAACGGTCTag GTCACGTAGCCGCCACAGTAGACATCGTTCACGTAGTCGTAGTCGCAGTCGAACCCACAAACATGACAGAAGAGATAGAGATAGACGTCGCTactaa
- the LOC132936981 gene encoding protein max-like, giving the protein MSDDGCASDNVAGGSSKNSREHHNILERKRRDQIKDNFEILKDTIPLLRGDKPVSRAEILRKASEYIQFIKKKNDNHQQDIDNLNRQNTMLEYQIKQLERIKATGNYTLQHSNLDLVVSDSDSTDESAGELQKSKRGLKKKKFRD; this is encoded by the coding sequence ATGAGTGATGATGGCTGTGCGTCAGACAATGTGGCGGGGGGGAGCTCAAAAAATTCACGCgaacaccataatatattgGAACGCAAAAGACGTGACCAGATCAAAGACAATTTTGAAATTCTGAAAGATACAATTCCACTTCTACGTGGTGATAAACCTGTTAGCCGTGCAGAGATATTAAGAAAAGCATCtgaatacatacaatttattaaaaaaaaaaatgataaccaCCAACAAGACATTGATAATCTCAATCGACAGAATACTATGTTGGAATATCAGATCAAACAGTTAGAGAGAATTAAAGCTACTGGTAATTATACTCTGCAGCATAGTAATTTAGATTTAGTCGTATCAGATTCAGACAGTACCGATGAATCAGCAGGAGAACTTCAAAAATCTAAAAGAggactaaagaaaaaaaagtttcgtGATTAG